From Spartinivicinus ruber, the proteins below share one genomic window:
- the rnhB gene encoding ribonuclease HII, with protein MSHFEASWEVNQHQLIAGVDEVGRGPLCGAVVTAAVILDPNQPIEGLNDSKKLSDKKREQLYDVIQQQALSWHIGRAEVEEIDQLNILYATMLAMQRAVLGLSVKPELVLIDGNRCPELPYPSQAVVKGDSQVPAIAAASILAKVTRDREMLALDQQYPGYGISKHKGYPTKAHLAALEKLGVAPIYRRSFKPVKKLMES; from the coding sequence ATGAGTCATTTTGAAGCAAGCTGGGAAGTTAATCAGCATCAATTAATTGCTGGTGTTGATGAGGTGGGCAGAGGTCCTTTGTGTGGGGCAGTTGTGACTGCTGCGGTAATACTTGACCCCAATCAACCAATTGAGGGGCTGAATGACTCCAAAAAGCTATCAGATAAAAAGCGTGAGCAATTATATGATGTTATTCAGCAACAGGCACTGTCATGGCACATTGGTAGGGCTGAAGTTGAAGAAATCGATCAGCTCAATATTTTGTATGCCACCATGTTGGCAATGCAGCGGGCTGTGTTAGGTTTGTCAGTAAAACCTGAGCTAGTGCTTATTGATGGCAATCGCTGTCCTGAGCTTCCTTATCCAAGCCAGGCTGTTGTTAAAGGTGATTCTCAAGTGCCAGCCATTGCGGCAGCCTCTATTTTAGCCAAAGTGACTCGAGACCGTGAAATGCTCGCCCTGGATCAACAGTATCCTGGCTATGGTATTTCTAAGCATAAAGGTTATCCAACCAAAGCACATTTAGCAGCACTTGAGAAACTAGGAGTTGCTCCTATCTATCGACGCTCATTTAAGCCAGTAAAAAAATTAATGGAAAGCTGA
- a CDS encoding acetyl-CoA carboxylase carboxyltransferase subunit alpha, producing MNPQYLDFEQPIAELEAKIESLSSPEQNAIDFAEEIKRLKEKSKLRTQQVFSKLTAWQRAQVARHPQRPYTLDYIEHIFSDFDELHGDRKFADDLSIVGGIGKLENQPVMIIGHQKGRDVKDKVRRNFGMPKPEGYRKACRLMELAERFRIPVLTFIDTPGAYPGIDAEERGQSEAIAYNLAVMSRLKTPIISTVVGEGGSGGALAVGVCDHLMMLQYSTYSVISPEGCASILWKSAEKAADAAEAMGITADRLLELGFVDRLIPEPLGGAHRDPVQIAANIKESLIKELDVLKRHSIDELLDLRYKRLMSYGSFGQ from the coding sequence ATGAACCCCCAATACCTAGACTTTGAACAGCCAATTGCAGAGCTGGAAGCCAAAATAGAGAGTTTAAGTTCTCCAGAGCAAAATGCTATTGATTTTGCTGAAGAAATAAAAAGGCTTAAAGAGAAAAGTAAACTGAGAACTCAGCAAGTTTTTAGTAAGCTAACAGCCTGGCAGAGAGCGCAAGTTGCAAGGCATCCTCAGCGTCCTTACACTTTAGACTATATTGAACATATTTTTTCTGATTTTGATGAGTTGCATGGTGACCGCAAGTTTGCTGATGATTTATCCATTGTGGGTGGTATTGGTAAACTGGAAAATCAGCCCGTGATGATTATTGGTCATCAAAAAGGCCGCGATGTAAAGGATAAAGTACGCCGCAACTTTGGTATGCCAAAGCCAGAGGGTTATCGAAAAGCATGCCGGTTAATGGAGTTGGCCGAGCGGTTTAGAATACCTGTACTGACGTTTATTGACACACCAGGAGCATATCCAGGGATTGATGCAGAAGAGCGTGGTCAAAGTGAAGCCATTGCTTATAACTTAGCGGTTATGTCTCGGCTGAAAACTCCGATTATTTCCACTGTTGTTGGTGAAGGTGGTTCAGGTGGAGCATTGGCTGTGGGTGTTTGTGATCATTTGATGATGTTGCAGTACTCTACTTATTCAGTTATTTCTCCAGAAGGTTGTGCTTCCATTTTATGGAAGAGTGCTGAAAAAGCAGCCGATGCAGCTGAGGCCATGGGGATTACTGCTGATCGTTTATTAGAGCTTGGCTTTGTTGATCGGCTAATTCCAGAGCCACTGGGTGGGGCTCATCGTGATCCTGTACAGATAGCGGCTAATATTAAAGAGTCGCTGATTAAAGAATTGGATGTGTTAAAGCGCCACTCAATTGATGAACTATTGGATTTACGATACAAGCGTCTGATGTCGTATGGTTCGTTTGGCCAGTAA
- the tilS gene encoding tRNA lysidine(34) synthetase TilS yields the protein MDLPQLYCQNLERLLAAYSPTRLVVAFSGGLDSAVLLDLTCQFATKHQLPLVAFHVNHGLSPNAQQWQNNCHRVATESGCDFVVRKVIVKSVGKGVEEAARAARYQVFEEFLAATDVLLLGHHLQDQLETLLFRFCRGSGVAGLAGMPASRAIGKSHLVRPLLAYTKSDLLHYAQQHQLTWVEDESNAVLDFSRNFLRQEVLPKLECHWPYLSRQLKNTREHCQDAASILEDMAHLDYQATLISPLEHWRKGLLAQPLNCQQLLKLSSPRRHNLIRFWLKPLGINITRPLLQEFENSLLIAADDAMPTITVGNGQQKGVLKRFQECLFFLPEGLASWLPVNQQLDWNWQVHKTIKLVENGQLLCRQAENEISAAKLEGKVLTVAYREQVSIGKFAVPGRQGRKTLKRWLQAYQVPPWLRERWPLLLAGGELVAIPGILVNESFACKGGESGVSFHWEF from the coding sequence ATGGACTTGCCCCAGTTATACTGCCAAAACCTGGAACGATTGCTAGCTGCCTATAGCCCCACACGCCTGGTAGTAGCTTTCAGCGGTGGGTTGGATTCAGCCGTTTTGTTGGACTTAACCTGTCAGTTTGCTACCAAGCACCAATTACCTTTGGTGGCTTTTCATGTTAATCATGGCTTAAGCCCCAATGCACAGCAGTGGCAGAATAACTGCCACAGAGTCGCTACTGAGTCGGGTTGTGATTTTGTTGTAAGAAAGGTCATAGTTAAATCTGTTGGCAAAGGTGTTGAGGAGGCTGCCAGGGCTGCTCGCTATCAAGTATTTGAAGAGTTTTTAGCTGCAACTGATGTACTACTGTTAGGCCATCATTTGCAGGATCAATTGGAAACCCTGTTATTTCGTTTCTGTCGTGGTTCAGGAGTGGCGGGCTTGGCAGGTATGCCTGCAAGCCGTGCCATTGGTAAGAGCCATTTAGTCAGGCCTTTGCTGGCATATACCAAATCTGACTTGCTTCACTATGCTCAGCAGCATCAATTAACTTGGGTGGAAGACGAGTCCAATGCCGTGCTGGATTTTAGTCGCAACTTTTTGCGCCAAGAAGTTTTGCCAAAGCTGGAATGTCACTGGCCATATTTATCTCGTCAACTAAAGAATACCAGAGAACACTGTCAGGATGCAGCAAGTATACTTGAGGATATGGCCCATTTAGATTATCAAGCCACACTGATTTCCCCTCTTGAACACTGGCGTAAAGGATTGCTTGCTCAGCCATTAAATTGCCAGCAATTACTAAAGTTATCATCCCCCAGGCGACATAACTTGATTCGCTTTTGGCTTAAACCCTTGGGTATTAATATTACTCGACCATTACTGCAGGAGTTTGAAAACTCTTTGCTTATCGCCGCAGACGATGCAATGCCAACTATTACTGTTGGCAACGGCCAACAAAAGGGAGTTCTTAAACGTTTTCAAGAATGCCTATTTTTCTTGCCTGAGGGTTTAGCGAGTTGGTTGCCAGTTAACCAGCAGCTGGACTGGAATTGGCAGGTACATAAAACAATTAAACTAGTGGAAAATGGTCAGTTACTTTGCCGTCAGGCTGAGAATGAAATCAGTGCAGCCAAGCTGGAGGGTAAAGTCCTGACGGTTGCCTATCGTGAACAGGTGTCTATAGGTAAGTTTGCTGTACCTGGACGTCAGGGGCGTAAAACCTTAAAGCGTTGGCTTCAGGCATATCAAGTTCCACCCTGGCTGAGAGAGCGCTGGCCTTTATTGCTTGCTGGTGGTGAGCTGGTTGCTATACCAGGCATACTGGTTAATGAGTCCTTTGCTTGTAAAGGGGGGGAGTCAGGCGTTTCGTTTCATTGGGAGTTTTAG
- a CDS encoding substrate-binding periplasmic protein: MLCSSPQQILQHRLVCLIVVLMLISISNQSHATKCSQLKVSGNPEYPPLLWRDRANPKQLTGVSIALLKQAVADLNIKVNAVYVGPWSRAQAKVKANELDMLAGAFLTVERTTYMEYVKPAYTQVANVVFVPSGKGFKFNHWNDLKNKRGATLINNSFGQKFDQYAQDHLALYGVRSLEIAFKLLLAKRADYVVYELYPGLAYAKAMGISQELRHFANYINSEPLYYTFALKSPCLKGNLPKHLSNFIKSQKNTNLEKELLEEYLQRWQSQAHLVLDAPP; encoded by the coding sequence ATGCTTTGCTCTAGTCCACAACAAATACTACAACACCGACTAGTTTGCTTAATTGTTGTGTTGATGTTAATAAGCATATCGAATCAGTCCCATGCCACAAAGTGCTCTCAACTAAAGGTTTCTGGCAATCCTGAATACCCACCTTTATTGTGGCGTGATCGCGCCAATCCTAAACAGCTAACCGGCGTTAGCATAGCACTGTTAAAGCAAGCAGTAGCAGACTTAAACATAAAAGTGAATGCAGTTTATGTAGGCCCTTGGTCTCGAGCCCAGGCAAAAGTAAAAGCAAATGAACTGGATATGCTGGCTGGCGCTTTTCTAACTGTTGAACGTACAACTTACATGGAATACGTTAAGCCTGCTTACACGCAGGTAGCAAATGTTGTATTTGTGCCAAGCGGCAAAGGCTTTAAGTTTAATCACTGGAATGACCTAAAAAACAAACGCGGGGCAACACTAATTAACAACAGTTTTGGCCAAAAGTTTGACCAGTATGCCCAGGACCATCTTGCTCTTTATGGGGTTCGCTCTTTAGAAATTGCTTTCAAGCTTTTATTAGCAAAACGAGCAGACTACGTTGTTTATGAGCTATATCCTGGACTTGCCTATGCCAAAGCCATGGGTATTAGCCAGGAACTACGCCACTTTGCTAATTATATTAACTCTGAGCCGCTATATTACACCTTTGCTTTAAAATCCCCCTGCCTTAAGGGCAATCTCCCCAAGCACCTGAGTAACTTCATTAAAAGCCAAAAAAATACAAATCTGGAAAAAGAGTTATTAGAGGAATACCTCCAACGCTGGCAGAGCCAAGCCCATTTAGTACTGGATGCACCACCTTAA
- the fabZ gene encoding 3-hydroxyacyl-ACP dehydratase FabZ gives MMRVEEIKEFLPQRYPFLLVDRVVDLDLEAKTIKCYKNVSVNEDFFNGHFPQHPIMPGVLIVEAMAQAAGILGFKMSGKQREDNHVYYFAGADKVRFKQPVVPGDQLVLNATYKTEKRGIWKFYCEAVVDGKMVSSAEITCAKKEL, from the coding sequence ATGATGCGCGTTGAAGAAATTAAAGAGTTTTTGCCTCAAAGGTATCCTTTTTTATTGGTTGATCGGGTAGTTGATCTGGACCTGGAAGCCAAAACCATTAAGTGCTACAAAAATGTTTCGGTTAATGAAGATTTCTTCAATGGTCACTTCCCCCAGCATCCTATTATGCCTGGAGTGCTTATTGTTGAGGCAATGGCTCAAGCCGCAGGTATTTTAGGTTTTAAAATGAGTGGCAAACAACGGGAAGATAATCATGTGTATTATTTTGCTGGTGCCGATAAAGTAAGATTTAAGCAGCCAGTTGTGCCAGGTGATCAGTTGGTTTTAAATGCCACCTACAAAACTGAAAAACGTGGTATATGGAAGTTTTATTGTGAAGCTGTTGTTGATGGCAAAATGGTGAGTTCCGCTGAAATAACTTGTGCCAAAAAGGAACTCTAG
- the dnaE gene encoding DNA polymerase III subunit alpha: MSNNLPSFVHLRLHTEYSLIDGIVKIKPLIAKTVAKGMPAVAITDQMNLFALVKFYKAALAAGIKPICGADVWLENDEQDSSPLPMLLLIQNQEGYRNLTELISQAYQTNQHHEKAIMKKQWLKDKSAGLIAISGGKLSEIGQALLAGHQQQAEALIKEWQTIFPNRFYIELQRTGRENDEVYLHAAVALAETCNCPVVATNDVRFLHEEDFDAHEARVCIGEGRVLDDPRRPRLYSEQQYLRSPEEMIELFADIPEALANTVEIAKRCTIEVQLGKYFLPEYPVPDGKTIDQFFREFSHQGLEERLALTLDPSAADYEIRHQQYIDRLNFELNIILQMGFPGYFLIVMDFIQWAKNNGVPVGPGRGSGAGSLVAYAQKITDLDPLQYDLLFERFLNPERVSMPDFDVDFCMDGRDRVIDYVAQNYGRDAVSQIITFGTMAAKAVVRDVARVQGKSYGLADKLSKMIPFEVGMTLTKAYEQEETIREFLTSDDAAQEIWEMALKLEGTTRNVGKHAGGVVIAPTKLTDFAPLYCDEEGHGLVTQFDKDDVEQAGLVKFDFLGLRTLTIIDWALETINKRRAIQSEAPIDINQIDLTDGLVFKLLQRAETTAVFQLESRGMKELIKRLLPSCFEDIIALVALFRPGPLQSGMVDDFINRKHGRATVEYPHPDLEPVLSNTYGVILYQEQVMQIAQVLANYSLGQADMLRRAMGKKKPEEMAKQREIFNKGASDNNIPAEQATYIFDLMEKFAGYGFNKSHSAAYALVSYQTAWLKAYFPAEFMAAVLSSDIHNTDKVVILIEECRSMKLHIAPPDVNVSEYKFTVNDQNDIVYGLGAIKGVGEGPIEAIVDARKKEGAFKDLFDFCKRIDGKKINKRVMEALIRSGALDLLGAQQYQEKSRLGKNRAVLLAAMEDALKAADQAAKSQDSGHADLFGEILSETEQDCYEYYHNTYEWSDKQRLQGEKETLGLYLTGHPIDQYESEIKHIIRSRIVDLRPARESQYIAGLIVALRVMRNKRGQKMAFITLDDRTARIEVSVFSDQFEQYQQQLEKDALVIIEGEVSHDDYTNNLKVRAKSLANLTEARSKYARQLQVVLSEQGCQPGFVELLAKLLADHRGELPITIEYQKQDAKAKLVLANQWWISPTDELIQALKQQYGKHAVELQYK; encoded by the coding sequence ATGTCTAATAATCTGCCAAGTTTTGTTCATCTTCGGTTGCATACAGAGTATTCACTGATTGATGGCATTGTAAAGATCAAACCCTTAATTGCTAAAACAGTAGCTAAGGGGATGCCAGCGGTTGCCATTACCGACCAGATGAATTTATTTGCTTTGGTTAAGTTTTACAAAGCAGCTTTGGCAGCAGGTATTAAACCAATTTGTGGCGCTGATGTTTGGTTGGAAAATGATGAGCAGGATAGCTCTCCACTTCCAATGTTGCTGTTGATTCAAAATCAAGAAGGGTATCGTAATTTAACCGAGCTGATTTCTCAGGCCTATCAAACTAATCAGCACCATGAAAAAGCCATTATGAAAAAGCAGTGGCTTAAAGATAAGTCTGCAGGGTTAATTGCTATTTCAGGGGGAAAGCTCAGCGAAATTGGTCAAGCATTATTGGCAGGCCATCAACAACAAGCAGAAGCACTGATTAAAGAGTGGCAGACTATTTTTCCCAACCGATTTTATATAGAGCTGCAGCGTACTGGTCGAGAAAATGATGAAGTGTATTTACATGCAGCTGTAGCGCTTGCTGAAACTTGTAACTGCCCTGTTGTTGCAACTAATGATGTACGGTTTTTACACGAAGAAGATTTTGATGCCCATGAAGCGCGGGTTTGTATTGGGGAAGGGAGGGTCTTAGACGACCCGCGTCGTCCACGATTATATAGTGAACAACAATATTTACGCTCACCAGAGGAAATGATTGAGCTGTTTGCTGATATACCTGAAGCGCTGGCCAATACAGTGGAAATTGCCAAACGTTGTACTATTGAAGTGCAGTTAGGCAAATATTTTTTGCCAGAATATCCAGTACCTGATGGCAAAACCATAGATCAGTTTTTCCGTGAGTTTTCCCATCAGGGGCTTGAAGAGCGCTTGGCTTTAACCTTAGATCCTTCTGCTGCTGATTATGAAATACGTCATCAGCAGTATATTGATCGGCTGAATTTTGAGTTGAATATTATTCTGCAGATGGGATTCCCGGGGTATTTCCTGATCGTGATGGACTTTATCCAGTGGGCAAAAAATAATGGCGTACCAGTGGGGCCTGGCCGGGGGTCGGGTGCGGGTTCCCTGGTTGCCTATGCGCAGAAAATTACGGACCTTGATCCCCTTCAATACGACTTACTGTTTGAGCGGTTTTTGAACCCTGAGCGGGTGTCAATGCCTGACTTTGACGTTGACTTTTGTATGGATGGCCGGGATCGAGTCATTGATTATGTGGCACAAAACTATGGTCGTGATGCGGTATCCCAAATTATTACCTTTGGTACTATGGCCGCGAAGGCGGTAGTTCGAGATGTCGCAAGGGTACAAGGTAAATCCTATGGGTTAGCGGATAAACTGTCGAAAATGATTCCCTTTGAAGTAGGGATGACGCTAACCAAAGCTTATGAGCAAGAAGAAACCATCCGTGAATTTCTAACCAGTGATGATGCTGCCCAAGAAATTTGGGAAATGGCCTTAAAACTGGAAGGTACCACTCGAAATGTAGGGAAGCACGCCGGTGGTGTTGTTATCGCACCCACCAAACTGACCGACTTTGCCCCCCTTTATTGTGATGAGGAAGGGCATGGCTTAGTTACCCAATTTGATAAGGATGATGTTGAACAAGCAGGCTTGGTTAAGTTCGACTTTTTGGGATTAAGAACCCTCACCATTATTGACTGGGCATTAGAAACCATTAATAAGCGTCGTGCCATTCAGAGTGAAGCGCCTATCGATATTAATCAGATCGATTTGACAGATGGGTTGGTGTTTAAGCTCCTCCAGCGAGCAGAAACAACTGCCGTGTTTCAGCTTGAATCACGAGGGATGAAAGAGCTTATCAAGCGGTTATTGCCGAGTTGCTTTGAGGATATTATCGCGTTAGTGGCACTGTTCAGACCTGGCCCATTGCAGTCGGGGATGGTAGACGACTTTATTAACCGGAAGCATGGTCGCGCCACAGTAGAATATCCGCATCCTGATTTGGAACCTGTATTATCTAATACCTATGGAGTAATCCTGTATCAGGAACAGGTCATGCAGATTGCTCAGGTGTTGGCCAATTACTCTCTGGGCCAAGCAGATATGTTGCGTCGGGCAATGGGTAAGAAAAAACCTGAAGAAATGGCCAAGCAGCGGGAAATTTTTAATAAGGGGGCCTCGGACAATAACATTCCTGCGGAGCAAGCGACTTATATATTCGACTTGATGGAAAAGTTTGCTGGTTATGGTTTTAACAAGTCCCACTCAGCAGCTTATGCGCTAGTTTCTTATCAAACGGCTTGGTTAAAGGCGTATTTTCCCGCCGAATTTATGGCTGCAGTACTGTCATCAGATATTCACAATACTGACAAAGTGGTGATTCTGATTGAAGAGTGCCGCTCAATGAAATTGCATATTGCGCCACCCGATGTAAATGTTAGTGAATATAAATTCACTGTTAATGATCAGAATGACATCGTCTATGGCTTAGGGGCTATCAAAGGGGTTGGTGAAGGCCCAATTGAAGCTATTGTTGATGCGCGTAAAAAAGAGGGAGCCTTTAAGGATTTATTTGATTTTTGTAAACGCATTGATGGCAAAAAAATCAACAAACGGGTAATGGAAGCGTTAATTCGTTCTGGGGCGTTGGATCTGTTAGGGGCGCAACAATACCAGGAAAAATCTCGGCTGGGTAAAAATCGCGCAGTATTATTAGCCGCTATGGAAGATGCCTTAAAAGCGGCTGATCAAGCAGCAAAAAGCCAGGATAGTGGTCATGCTGATTTATTTGGTGAGATTTTGTCTGAAACAGAGCAAGACTGTTATGAGTATTATCACAATACTTATGAGTGGAGCGATAAACAACGTTTGCAAGGGGAAAAAGAAACCCTTGGGCTTTATTTAACTGGCCATCCTATTGATCAGTATGAGTCTGAAATTAAGCATATTATTAGAAGCCGCATTGTTGATTTGAGACCAGCTAGAGAAAGCCAATATATTGCTGGGTTGATTGTTGCGTTGCGAGTGATGCGTAATAAGCGTGGGCAGAAAATGGCGTTTATTACTTTGGATGACCGTACTGCAAGAATTGAAGTCTCGGTATTTTCAGATCAATTTGAGCAATATCAGCAGCAATTGGAAAAAGACGCACTGGTAATAATTGAAGGCGAAGTCAGTCATGATGACTACACTAACAATCTAAAAGTGCGGGCCAAGTCTCTAGCTAACTTAACCGAGGCGCGTAGTAAATATGCTAGGCAGCTTCAAGTAGTCTTATCTGAGCAAGGCTGCCAGCCTGGTTTTGTAGAATTGCTGGCCAAACTGCTGGCGGATCATAGAGGTGAGCTACCCATTACCATTGAATATCAAAAACAAGATGCTAAGGCTAAATTGGTGCTGGCTAATCAATGGTGGATATCGCCAACTGATGAATTAATCCAAGCTCTTAAGCAGCAATATGGTAAGCATGCCGTCGAGTTACAGTATAAATAA
- the lpxA gene encoding acyl-ACP--UDP-N-acetylglucosamine O-acyltransferase, whose translation MIDSRAVVDPKAKLAEGVEVGPWSYIGPEVEIGPGSVIHSHVVIKGPTRIGKNNRIFQFASVGEDCQDKKYQGEPTCLEIGDNNVIREGCTIHRGTVQDNSVTLIGNNNLFMAYVHVGHDSIIADDCIFANNAAVAGHVKVGQGAILGGYTTVHQFCQVGTYSMTAAQAAVFKDIPAFVMVSGNPAAAHGMNFEGMRRRQYSPELIKILRQAYKVVYRKGLTLDAALEKLAVLEQGYPEVSLFVKSLQASTRGITR comes from the coding sequence TTGATCGATTCGCGAGCAGTCGTTGACCCAAAAGCGAAGTTAGCTGAGGGTGTTGAAGTTGGGCCCTGGAGTTATATTGGGCCAGAAGTTGAAATTGGACCTGGCTCAGTAATCCATTCTCATGTGGTTATTAAAGGACCAACTCGGATTGGTAAAAATAATCGGATATTTCAATTTGCTTCAGTAGGCGAAGACTGTCAGGACAAAAAATACCAAGGTGAACCGACTTGCCTGGAAATTGGTGATAACAATGTTATCCGGGAAGGTTGTACTATTCACCGTGGCACAGTTCAGGACAATAGTGTTACTTTAATTGGTAACAACAACTTATTTATGGCTTATGTTCATGTAGGCCATGACAGTATTATTGCTGATGACTGTATTTTTGCTAACAATGCGGCGGTAGCAGGCCATGTTAAAGTAGGGCAAGGTGCCATTCTTGGTGGTTATACGACAGTGCACCAGTTTTGTCAGGTGGGAACTTATAGTATGACTGCTGCTCAAGCTGCCGTTTTTAAAGATATTCCAGCCTTTGTGATGGTAAGTGGCAACCCTGCTGCAGCCCATGGAATGAACTTTGAGGGAATGAGGCGTAGGCAGTATTCACCAGAGCTAATTAAAATACTGCGGCAGGCGTATAAAGTAGTATATCGAAAAGGACTTACTTTAGATGCTGCCCTCGAAAAACTCGCTGTATTAGAACAAGGCTACCCTGAAGTCTCTTTATTTGTAAAATCTTTACAGGCTTCGACCCGGGGAATTACCCGCTAA
- the lpxB gene encoding lipid-A-disaccharide synthase: MTDLNYPFYKGPLRIGIVAGEASGDILGSGLIKSLKVRFPGAVFEGIGGPLMEVEGFNSHVPMERLSVMGLVEVIGRLRELLGVRKQLFNYFTQTPPHIFIGIDAPDFNLELENKLKQAGITTVHYVSPSVWAWRQNRVKKIAQSVDHMLTLLPFEAAFYQQHQVPVTFVGHPLADEIPLYSDQVAARQELQLPANKPVVALLPGSRGSEIKQLGQLFLATFQRCLEQYSDAYAILPCANNARKKQIEALLSLPENATIKDRVKLVDGQADQAMIAADTVLVASGTATLQGMLLKRPMVMAYRLAPVTYQILSWLVKAPYVALPNLLAEQQVIPEYIQSAATVDNLAQATLANLAGNNDWVETEALFLKLHQQLRCQASEKAARVVSQMIADQFIK; encoded by the coding sequence ATGACTGACCTAAATTACCCTTTTTATAAAGGCCCTCTCCGGATTGGTATAGTGGCTGGTGAGGCCTCTGGTGATATTTTGGGGTCGGGTTTAATTAAGTCGCTCAAAGTACGCTTTCCAGGTGCAGTCTTTGAAGGAATTGGCGGACCACTCATGGAAGTGGAAGGCTTTAATAGTCATGTGCCCATGGAGCGGCTTTCCGTTATGGGTTTGGTTGAAGTAATTGGCCGACTGAGAGAGTTACTCGGCGTTCGTAAACAGCTTTTTAATTATTTCACTCAAACTCCACCGCATATTTTTATTGGGATTGATGCACCTGACTTTAACCTGGAGCTTGAGAATAAGCTGAAGCAGGCAGGGATCACGACAGTTCACTATGTTAGCCCTTCAGTATGGGCTTGGCGGCAAAATCGAGTTAAAAAAATCGCTCAGTCAGTTGATCATATGCTTACGTTGCTGCCATTTGAGGCAGCTTTTTACCAACAACATCAGGTGCCAGTTACATTTGTGGGGCATCCACTGGCTGATGAAATTCCTTTATATAGTGACCAAGTAGCTGCTCGGCAAGAGCTTCAGCTACCAGCAAATAAGCCTGTTGTTGCTTTATTACCTGGTAGTCGTGGCTCGGAAATAAAACAGTTAGGACAACTGTTTCTGGCTACTTTTCAGCGTTGCTTGGAGCAGTATTCTGATGCTTATGCCATATTACCTTGTGCAAATAATGCCAGAAAAAAGCAAATTGAAGCACTGCTTAGCTTGCCAGAAAATGCAACCATTAAAGACCGAGTAAAACTGGTTGATGGTCAGGCCGACCAAGCGATGATCGCTGCAGATACGGTATTGGTTGCATCTGGTACAGCCACTTTGCAAGGTATGTTATTAAAAAGGCCGATGGTAATGGCCTATCGGTTGGCACCTGTAACCTATCAAATATTATCCTGGCTGGTAAAAGCGCCTTATGTTGCACTACCTAATTTATTGGCTGAACAACAGGTGATACCAGAGTATATTCAGTCTGCAGCAACTGTTGATAATTTAGCGCAAGCCACTTTAGCAAATCTGGCCGGTAATAATGACTGGGTTGAAACGGAAGCATTGTTTTTAAAGCTTCATCAGCAACTACGCTGCCAAGCCAGTGAAAAGGCAGCCCGTGTGGTCAGCCAAATGATAGCGGATCAATTTATAAAATGA